The Sceloporus undulatus isolate JIND9_A2432 ecotype Alabama chromosome 7, SceUnd_v1.1, whole genome shotgun sequence genome segment AGGGCTCCGTGGGAGTCACTTAATATCAATCTTTTTTTGCAAGGGTGAGATAAAATGAGCCAGAGGGATTAAGAGCAAAACCCCCCTCTCACCGTTCCTCTTCAGGAAAGTCCTCACAAATGGGTCGATGCGGACAAACTCCAGCTGGATGTCGTCGCCGTCAAAGGGGACCCACTTCCCCTCTGAGAGCTTCTCGATGACGACGCTGTACTCCTGCGAAACAAAGGGAGCCACCGGCCAGTCACAAAGAACCAGCCCAGAAAAGCACGTCTGGCAGAAAACCGGAAGAAAAATCTCACCACGAGGTCAGTGACAGTGTAGGCGCTGGGGGGCTCCGTCTCTCCCACGCGGTGGTGGGACACCTCTCCCACGCGGAGGACGCCCTCCTCCTTGAACACCCAGCGGGACAAGGCCAGAGCCAGCTCATAGTTGCCGGTCTGGGAGTACCTACaccagggggagaggagaggcccACACGTGAGCTGCGTTGGAAAACACACAAAGGTTTTTAATCCGCAGCGGTATCTTAGCATAATCTACCTCTGagggatttcaaaatgttttaagctACTTTTATGGTCCTGCTATGAACTGCCTTGAACAGCGCTTGTAAGACATAAACATCACTAAACAAACATCTCTGCTCAAAGAAGGTTGTTCTGCTCATCCAGAGAAGGCAGCTGAACGTGAACAGTGCTGCCTTGCACCCCACTGCTCCTGCACCTTGTTCACAGAAGAAGACCAGGGCTTGGAAGCCACGCACCTCTGGGAGCCAGGGGTTGCCTTCTGCACAGCCGAGTTGAAGAAGGCATCGCTGAAGAAGTCCAGGGAGCCACTGAAGATGATGCGGGCGTTATTCCGGGCCTGGAGGCCAGCGATCAGGAGGGTGTTCTTCCCAACGGCATGAGGGTACTGCAGAGAGAGCGGGAAGCATCGCCATTGAGCAGTCACATTTAGAATTCATCTCTCCTCTGGGAACGTACATACGATACCATCTGGCTGATttctaatgttgcttttaaaatttatacATTAGAAAATATTGACAGAAACCGTGGCCTCAGAGCAAGTGATGTACTCTATATTTTTCCTATCTTCCTCAGTTCACCAAAGGAAAAATACTGCTTACTTCACAAGGCTGCTTTAAAGACAAAGGAGAAGAACCATGAAGTGCTTCTTGATTTATGTAGCTGGTGAAAACTGGATGGAAATAGTTAAGGTGTGGGTACAGCCAAACGTTAACAACTGGGGGAAAGCTCTAGCTGTAAGATGCACCTTGTAGGGGCCCAAGATACCTTCTCAGCCAAGACCATGTAGCACATGAAGTCCAAAGCAGAGAGGAGAGTGCTAGTACCAAAGCTGTCTGTTTTCCAGCCTCCCAGAAGGTAAGGATTCCCCACATACCTGTGTGATGGGTTTGTCGGGAAAGAAGGAATATGAGGTAGAAGAGCCAGTCAGGATGTCGAGAACCAGGGGATTGTCAGGGTCAGCCACCATCCTGGGGAGAAAATTCACCATGACTGAAAGCGGCAGGGTGGCACCCCATCCTTCAAAGAAGAAGGTGAAGTCTTCTGCTAGGGAAAGAGCACAGGATGCCATCTGCCCCTCCAGCAAGGTGGGTGAGTGGGCAGAGAAGACTACATATTGAGCGAGTGGTtgttaaaaggagaaagaaagggagaatacACCATCCTATGCAGTAACAATTAAAAATTCCAGTTGGCTCATTTGCTCAAGTTAAGTGATGCAGAAAGGAATCCAGCTGCTGGAAGTCTTGCCAACTCAGTCTTACTGGTCCTGCCTGGCAGGAGACTTACCCAACTCCCCGGAAGAGGACGGGGTTCAGCGGCCTCTTGCCCACAATCGTCGGTGCCTTCAAGAGGTTCTCTGAGTCTGCCACAATGAGAGTGTGCTGCGCAAGGAAGCCAAGAGACCACCATCAGCCCCCTGCCATACAAGCAGCTTCAAGGTGAGGCTTAGCTCAAGTCACAGACCTGTTCCTGAGGCCAAGGCTTTGCCTGCAGAAGCAGCAGCTGCCCAATGCCCCTGGCACTAACAAGCTGGGCACTTCTGCCTCTCTAACTGGGGCTCTCAGCCTATCTTCCAAAAGCTACCACCGCGCCTTTCTGCACTGCACACAGTGGGACACCCAGGAGACCCAGCTTGGCTAATGGAGCCATGGCCCTCAAAATGAAATTGGTTTAAGGTCTGGGCCACCAGCTTGGGCAGAGCAGCCCTCTCATCTCCCCCATCACAGGCCTTACCTGGCCCAGATCAGAGACATCATAGTTGTGATGGTCAATGACGGCTGTTTTCTCCTCGTCAAATTCAATCCCACATTCACTTCCCAGCTCCCGAAGAGGGTCGCCTAGGAATTGAGAAGGACCATTACGTGGCTTCTGGTTATGTTCCTATCACCACAGGGCACATCATGCTCATTCCTATATCCCCACTAACCAGAACTCAGCTCAGGAGTAGGCAGCTCTCCAAATGCGGAGCCAACAGCTGGAGGGTAAAACCCATTCCCTGCAAACccatttctgccccccccccccccccgcaatgttCTGGTTTGAAAGCACACATTCTCTCTCACTTTTGCCTTtcccatttcattttggaaagctCCTAAGCTTCTAGGGTTGACACAGCCTAAGGAAAGAGGCTCGATATGCCAGTGACCCAAAGCTACCCGTCAATGAAGGCCTCCCTCTGTCTGTGGCAGATTAGAGGAGGACTGGGTTGCCTTTCAGGGCAAAGGTGCCCCTGCCTGACGGTGTCTGCTTTACTGACCAATATCCGAACTGGCTGCCACCAGGACGTTTCCGCCGCCGTCGATAAAAGCAGAAATGGTCTCCACGTTGATGCTGCCTCCGAAATCTGAAACCAAGCAGCAAGGATGCGTAAACCTAACCATGACAAAGGCCCTATTATTTACAAGAGAGAAATGCTGGTGTATGCATTGCACGAGAGTCAGGTTCCCAACACATGGAAGTGCTTCCTTCCAGCTGAGAGAGAAGCAAACATCAGCCAATGGCACTTTCTGATGCATCTTTATCTCCAAACATTTCCCGGCCTTTAACAGGCAAAGCTGCAAAGCGTCACCTCCGTTGAAGAGGGAAGATTCTCCTCAGCTTGTCCTGAATATCAAGGGCAGTCCCCACTCAAGAAAGAGAAGCTTTGCAGAGGTTTGTGAGACAGGAGCTAAGGGAAAGACAAGCCCAATTGCTCTTCAGCCGTTCCGGACTGTCGCCCTGCGTCCCAAAGTAGGAATGACTTTGAAGAAGCCAAGGACCGATCTGTCACTTCCACTGTATGGCTTTCTTTTTGTAGGCCTGATGCCTTACCTTCAACGGACGGGGAAAAGATGACCAGGTTGTCATAGAGGAACTCCCCGTATTTAATGAGAGAGAGGCCCGGATCGTCCGCCGTCCGGAAGGTCAGGTCGAAGCCCCGCTCTGCGGAgagggaagcaagcaagcaaggaaggaaggaaggcagacgCCGTTACGCCGCAGGCACCCCAACTATTCCCCCATGGTTCCCTAGGGGCAGCAGCTAAGTCCCCAAGCGTTCTCTCTCtccttatgggcaagtactgccctatctatccctatgggcaagcattctgtaatgattccctatgggcaaatgttcCCCAAGGCATGTTtcggactccagctcccagaagccccaggcagcttGCCCCAATGCCTGGAGGAGCCGAGGTGGAGAACCACTGCGCCTGTGGGCCAgtgttccccaatgcttccctatgggccagggTTCTG includes the following:
- the DDOST gene encoding dolichyl-diphosphooligosaccharide--protein glycosyltransferase 48 kDa subunit encodes the protein MAAPAAVLLAALALALGLAEGGGGTRTLVLLENLTLRDTHSLFLRSLAERGFDLTFRTADDPGLSLIKYGEFLYDNLVIFSPSVEDFGGSINVETISAFIDGGGNVLVAASSDIGDPLRELGSECGIEFDEEKTAVIDHHNYDVSDLGQHTLIVADSENLLKAPTIVGKRPLNPVLFRGVGMVADPDNPLVLDILTGSSTSYSFFPDKPITQYPHAVGKNTLLIAGLQARNNARIIFSGSLDFFSDAFFNSAVQKATPGSQRYSQTGNYELALALSRWVFKEEGVLRVGEVSHHRVGETEPPSAYTVTDLVEYSVVIEKLSEGKWVPFDGDDIQLEFVRIDPFVRTFLKRNGGKYSVQFKLPDVYGVFQFKVDYNRLGYTHLYSSTQVSVRPLQHTQYERFIPSAYPYYASAFSMMVGLFLFSIVFLHMKEKEKSD